In Pseudomonadota bacterium, a genomic segment contains:
- a CDS encoding YihY family inner membrane protein, which translates to MATDRNDDDLDDDDLDDGPEDRPPEERPPAGRAADRWAQVLGLAAYVFRRFTEGRCLRMAAGLSYTSLLAIVPLTAIAFAMLAAFPAFEGVREQAQNMLFANVLPESASAVRGHLDTFVANTSTLSTFGIVGLALTAILLLGTIEADMNAIFRASRPRPLAPRLLVFWALITLGPLLFGASVSLTTYFFAATEFMGVDVLAGPLGKLAGLAPVAILVVMLTGAYIVIPNRPVSLEAALWGGAFAAVAFTLLRKVFAWYVAAFPAYQTMYGAVSVVPVSLV; encoded by the coding sequence ATGGCCACCGACCGCAACGATGACGACCTGGACGATGACGACCTGGACGACGGCCCGGAAGACCGCCCGCCGGAGGAGCGGCCGCCGGCCGGCCGGGCCGCCGATCGTTGGGCTCAGGTGCTGGGGCTCGCCGCCTACGTGTTCCGGCGCTTCACCGAGGGCCGCTGCCTGCGCATGGCGGCGGGGCTGAGCTACACCTCGCTCCTGGCCATCGTGCCGCTGACCGCCATCGCCTTCGCCATGCTGGCCGCCTTCCCGGCCTTCGAGGGGGTGCGCGAGCAGGCGCAGAACATGCTGTTCGCCAACGTCCTGCCCGAATCGGCCTCGGCCGTGCGCGGCCATCTCGACACCTTCGTCGCCAATACGTCGACCCTCTCCACCTTCGGCATCGTCGGCCTGGCGCTCACCGCCATCCTGCTGCTGGGCACCATCGAGGCGGACATGAACGCCATCTTCCGGGCCTCCCGGCCGCGCCCCCTGGCGCCCCGGCTGCTGGTGTTCTGGGCCCTCATCACGCTCGGACCGCTGCTGTTCGGCGCCAGCGTCTCGCTGACCACCTACTTCTTCGCCGCCACCGAGTTCATGGGCGTGGACGTCCTCGCCGGCCCCCTCGGCAAGCTCGCCGGGCTGGCCCCGGTGGCCATCCTGGTGGTGATGCTGACGGGGGCCTACATCGTCATCCCCAACCGGCCGGTCAGCCTGGAGGCGGCGCTCTGGGGCGGGGCCTTCGCCGCCGTCGCCTTCACCCTGCTGCGCAAGGTGTTCGCCTGGTACGTGGCCGCCTTCCCGGCCTACCAGACCATGTACGGCGCCGTCTCGGTGGTGCCCGTCTCCCTGGTC